TCGCCGCCGGTGCGCTCTGCGGCCTGGGCTACGGCACGCTGATGCCGGCCTGCCAGACCATCTCTGTGCACCTGGCGCCGGCGCACAAGTTGGGCACGGGCATCTCGACGCTGCTCTTGCTTGTCGACGCGGGCATCGGCCTCGGCCCAATCGTGCTTGGTTCGGTAGCCGCCACTATGGGCTTCGACAAGATGTACGCAGGCCTGGCGGTCGTGGTGGTTCTCGCGGCCGTCTTCTACTGGTTCGTGCATGGCCGCAAGCCTGTTGCGAGGCGCCATCGCGTGGATCTTTAGAACTAATTGGTGTGCAGTCACTTTTTACAGGTGAATATCGGACAAGGAACACCGATAGCAGTTATGTGTCGTGAGTCACCTATACTTTCCCCATGACTGAATCATCCACACCACAGAGCATGATTTCGATTGCCGAGGTGAACAAGCACTACGGCGATTACCACGCTTTGCGCGACATCAACCTGGAAATCCCAGCTGGCCAGGTCGTAGTTATCCTCGGCCCCTCCGGCTCTGGTAAATCCACACTGTGCCGAACCATCAACCGCCTGGAAACCATCGACAGCGGCGAAATTCGCATCAACGGCAAGCTCCTTCCCGAAGAAGGTAAGGAACTCACCCGCCTGCGCGCTGAGGTCGGCATGGTCTTCCAGCAGTTCAACCTCTTCAGCCACATGACCATTCGCGACAATGTCACGTTGGCCCCACTGAAGGTCCGCAAGATCTCCAAAGCCGAGGCCCGCGAGCGTGCGGACAAGCTGCTCGCCCGTGTCGGCATTGCGGAACAGGCTGACAAGTACCCGGCGCAGCTCTCCGGCGGTCAGCAGCAGCGCGTCGCCATCGCACGCGCCCTGGCCATGGACCCGAAGGTCATGCTTTTCGACGAGCCCACCTCCGCGCTCGACCCGGAAATGATCAACGAGGTCCTCGATGTCATGACCGACCTGGCCAAGGGCGGCATGACCATGGTTTGCGTCACCCACGAGATGAGCTTCGCCCGCCGCGTGGCCGACCGCATCCTGTTCATGGCCGACGGTGCGATTGTCGAAGACACCGACCCGGAGACCTTCTTCACCAACCCGCAGAGCGATCGTGCCAAGGACTTCTTGGCCAAGATCGTCGGACACTAGGCGGGGCTGGTCACCATGAAGCTTTCACTATTACGAGGAGGCCGGGGACGCAGTCGCAACCAGGGC
The sequence above is drawn from the Corynebacterium jeikeium genome and encodes:
- a CDS encoding amino acid ABC transporter ATP-binding protein, with protein sequence MISIAEVNKHYGDYHALRDINLEIPAGQVVVILGPSGSGKSTLCRTINRLETIDSGEIRINGKLLPEEGKELTRLRAEVGMVFQQFNLFSHMTIRDNVTLAPLKVRKISKAEARERADKLLARVGIAEQADKYPAQLSGGQQQRVAIARALAMDPKVMLFDEPTSALDPEMINEVLDVMTDLAKGGMTMVCVTHEMSFARRVADRILFMADGAIVEDTDPETFFTNPQSDRAKDFLAKIVGH